Genomic DNA from Niabella ginsenosidivorans:
AATTAAACCATGGGTGGGCTTTGCCACCCGGCAATAGCCTTTTATCTCCAGCAGGTGATTGGCGCCCATTTCAATAACCGCCATCTGTGCATCATCCCTGATCTTTAGCAATGTTAACGGCACACCAATATGATTATTGAGGTTTCCTGTAGTAGTATAGGTTTTGTATGTGCTGCTCAGTACAGCATGGATCAGCTCTTTGGTAGTTGTTTTACCATTGCTGCCGGTTATGGCAATCACAGGAAACCGGAACTGGTCCCTGTGATGGGCGGCCAGTTGCTGCAAGGTCGTCAGCACATCGTCAACCAGGATGGTTTTACCCGGAATTTCATAAGCTGCTTCATCAATAATCACCCTGGCTGCGCCTGCATCCACCGCCTGCTGTGCAAAACTGTTCCCGTTAAAATTGGGGCCTTTTAAAGCAAAGAACAGCTCCCCTTCCTTTATCTTTCTTGTATCTGTCTGCACATCAGGATGCTGCAAATACACCTGGTAGATTTCCTCAATATTCATTGAACAAAAATAAAGAAAACTGCTTGCGGATATGCTGTCCATCTTTTCAGGATGCAAAGTTATCCGGGCCCTGGCAAAGGCAGCATCAGTGCAATAGCAGCCATGCATATACGGATCAATAACACAGTTATCCGCTTCATGCTGATCAATATTAAATTTAATGCCTATATTGGCGTCGTACAAAATTTTAACGGGTTGATACATCAGCCGGTAACCGGCCAGGATGGTTAAAAAAATAAATGAAATGGCATACAGAATAGGTTCAGGGATCGATTTTCACCAGTTTGCAGAAGGACGGGAGCTTTGGATCGGCGGCGTAAAAATCCCCCATCACAAAGGTGCCCTTGGTCATAGCGATGCAGACGTTCTGTTGCATGCTATCTGCGATGCGCTGCTGGGGGCTTTAAGCCTGGGCGATATTGGCCTTCACTTTCCCAATACGGATGAGCGCTTTAGAAATATTGACAGCAAACTTCTTTTAAAAGAAACTATGAAGCTGGTTTTGGCTAAGGGTTATAAAGTGATCAACGTGGATAGCACCCTTTGTTTACAGGAGCCCAAAATAAAAAAATATGTGCCCTCTATGCAAATGGCCATTGCAGGTATATTAGCAGTTACAACGGATGATGTGTCCATAAAGGCAACGACCACAGAGGAAATGGGCGCTATTGGCCGTCAGGAAGGGCTAATGGCCATGGCCACTGTTTTGTTACAAAAAATATAAAATTTACAGGCGCTTTTAAAGAGTGTTAAAGTAGTATGATATTCGTACCAAGCATTTATCTTTGTTATAATGGCAGCAGTTGCAATAAAAATCATTAATCAATCAGCAAACCCTTTGCCGGAATATGCCACATCAGGCGCATCCGGTATGGATATCCGTGCTTCACTGAAAGCCCCCGTTACCTTAAAATCCCTGGAAAGGGCATTAATACCTACCGGCATCTTTATGGAAATACCGGAAGGCTTTGAAGTACAAGTGCGCCCCCGTAGCGGCCTGGCCATAAAACATGGCTTAACCTGTTTAAATACACCCGGTACTATTGATGCGGATTACCGGGGTGAAGTAAAAGTAATTTTAATCAACCTTTCCAATGAGGATCAGGTGATCCACAATGGCGACCGTATTGCACAGCTGGTGGTTCAAAAAGTGGAACAGGCAACATGGATCGCTTCAGAAACCCTTAGCGAGACCGTTCGGGCGGCCGGAGGTTTCGGGCATACCGGAAAACAATAATGCCCAGCCCAATCTGCAGTTTTTTAACTGCGGGGTATTCTATTTTATCAATAAAAACCAGGTGAATGAAATACATTCTATTTGTTTTTTCAGCAATGATCATTTTTGCATCCTGTAATCCTGCAAGGAAGGCACAGCGTATGCAGTCCCAGCTAACCCCCTCGGATTCGTCGCTTAACGTAGCCTCGTCCTCTACAGATGAAACAGACAAGCTAAAGGACAGGGACACCGCTATGGTTACAGAATCCATCAGCACAGTTCTTGAAAAGCTGAACCATATCACTTACACTACTTTTTCAGGCAAAGCCGATGTGTCCTATACGACCAAAGGCGATACCAAGAATTTTGACATTAAAGTACAAATGATGCGGGACAGTATTATATGGGTATCCGTAACCGGCCCTTTAGGAATTGAAGGCGCCCGGGGCATCATAACAAAAGATTCTGTACGCATAATAAATAAGCTTAATAAACAATATATTACCGCCAGCTACGTTTATTTACAGGAGCAGCTGGGCCTACCTGTTGATTTAATAACGCTCCAGGATCTGCTGGTGGGCAACCCGGTGTTTATTGACAATAACAACAGCAGTTATACCAAACAGGACAGTACTATTGAGATCACCAGCCGAACAAGATTTTTCCGGAACCTGTTAACCGTACTGGCCCCGGATTACCTGCCTTCTAATAGCAAGCTGGAGGATGTGGATGCCGGCAGGAACAGGTCTGCTGAACTGAATTATGGAAATTATGAAAAGGTAAATAACTTTCAGTTTCCCAGATCTCGTCAGATAAATGTAAAATATAAAACAGATATACAAATAACATTCAATTATAAATCTTTTAATTTCAACGAAGCGATAAACACACCGTTTACCGTTCCCAGGGGCTATAAGAAGGTAGACCGATAGCCTTGCAGCTTAAAACTTTGAATGCTTTATGATTATAACAAAAAACTGGCTTCTGGCAGGTTTGGTATTATTAGCCGGAAATTTATTTGCGCAGGATGATGTAAAGGTGACCCTGAAGAAAGACCGCGCAATGATGATCAATGAAGTGAACCAGATTGAACGTACCTTTAAAAGCACCAAAACGATTTCCCGTGAAGCAATGATTCAGCTGACCGACCTGAACCGGAAAATAGAGGGGCAGGAACGATATGTGGTAAGCATGTCCAGGCAGGAACCGCCGATGTTCAATACAGAAGAAATGCAGGATGCCACCCGGGAAATAACACGTATAAAAAGCACGGTAGCAACCCTCAGGAATTATTATTACCACCCGGAGACCATTCCAAAAGAGAATACGGCAGCCAGCCGGCCACCGGCGCAAACGCAAACATATACCCCGCCGGCCAGAACATATCCCGTATTACCGCCCCGGCAACACGCTACGTTCCCGACAAGCAATGCCGCCCTGACCGGAGACTTTGGGCTGTATAAAGGCCAGATTCCTTATCCGCTTGAAAAAGGAACCATTACCCAGGGATTCGGGCATTTTAAAATTGAAGGCTCAGGCCCGGATATTGTTGGCGATAACCCAGGCTGCACTTTTGCTGCCCCTGTTAATACACCCGTAAAAGCGGTTTTTGAAGGTGATGTTATCAGTGTTTCCAAACTGGGGAGCACTTTTTATATTGTCATCCGCCATGGGCGCTATTTTACCGCTTACAGCAATCTTGCCAGCTCCACGGTGCTGAAGGGCTCCAGAGTGAAGCCCGGCCAGGTGATCGGAACTGTTGGCCGTGATGATGAAACCGGTTATGGAAAGCTGGATTTCATTTTAATGTTCGACGATAAAAACCTGGATCCCCAACCCTGGTTTGTACGCCAGCAGTATGGTCAGTAGCTCCGGCAGGCAGGAAATACAATTATACTATTTCGACGTTAAAGGAACACTGTCTCCTCAAGGCAATCATAAAAGCGTTGCATTTAAGCTTATTGGGATAATAATTTTTCAATCGTCATTGCCCAAGGATGATCCGGCTTCGGCAAGCTCCTGACATACCTTCACCTGGTGCAATTTAAAAGTCTTAACAGTATTATGGTGTGATGCGGCCCGCATTATTCATTAAAAAGGGCTGTTTCTGTTGAAAAAAGCCCTTTTTAATTTATTACCAGCTCTTACATTAAATGATCAGCAGGGCATCTCCATAGCTGAAGAAGCGGTATTTATCCTTAATTGCCTTTTTATAAGCTTCAATGGTCAGTTCATAACCTGCAAAGGCACTGGTCATGATCATCAGGCTGGTCTTGGGCAGATGAAAGTTGGTAACCAGGGCATTGGCAATATTGAACTCATACGGGGGATGAATGAACATATTGGTCCAGCCCTCAGACGGTTTTAACAGTTTTTGCGCGGTAAAGGAAGATTCCATAGCCCGCATGGTAGTAGTTCCGATAGAGCAAATGCGATGATTGGTTTCTTTGGCCTTATTAACAATACGGCAGGCCATATCATCAATATGATAATATTCTGCATCCATTTTATGTTTGCTCAGATCCTCCACTTCAATCGGGCGAAAGGTTCCCAGGCCTGTATGCAGGGTAACCTCAGCAAAACGGATGCCTTTGATCTCTAGCCGTTTGATCAGTTCGCGGCTAAAGTGCAATCCCGCAGTGGGCGCTGCTACCGCGCCTTCATGCTTTGCATACACGGTCTGGTAGCGTTCCTTATCCTCCTCATCGGGCTTGCGTTTAATATATTTGGGCAGTGGCGTTTCTCCCAAAGCCTCCAGTTGCGCCTTAAAATCATCCTCGGAACCTTCCCACAAAAAGCGGATGGTTCTTCCGCGGCTGGTTGTATTATCAATAACTTCGGCCACCAGCTCTTCGTTATCGCCAAAATAGAGTTTATTTCCCACCCTTATCTTGCGGGCCGGATCAACAATCACGTCCCAAAGGCGGTTTTGCTTATTCAGCTCCCTTAAAAGGAATACTTCAATCTTTGCCCCGGTCTTTTCCTTGCGGCCGTACATACGGGCAGGGAACACCTTGGTATTGTTGACCACAAATACATCCTTATCATCAAAATAGTCCAGTATATCACGGAAATGTTTATTCTCCATTTGTCCGGTCTGGCGGTGAACCACCATCATACGGGCGTCTTCTCTTTTTTTAGCGGGATGTTGTGCAATAAGGTTTAAGGGTAGGTCGAATTGAAATTGTGAAAGCTTCATTATACTGTTTAAAGATTTAAAATAGTTATTTTTAAAACAGGTGAAGCGGGGTGGAAGTGTTGAACATGATTGACTATCAATATGTTTTATCGCTTCGATCCCCGGTCTTACGGCACCGGTTTTCGATTAATGCGTGCAAAGGTACTAATTTTTTTAATTATCAATAAATTTGTCTTCAAAACCCAAAAACCGGCCAGTAATAACGCACAGCGCGGTATTATCTTTCTGACGAAAGCTTTCGTTTTATACAGTATTACCATAAACCACACAACTGTTATGAAACCATTACCTGCATTGCAGCTTGCTTTATTGCTGACCTTGCAATGCCTTCAGGCGTCCAACGCGCATCGGCATTTCAGGCGGGCTGAATTTCTCAGGCGCCGAAAATAAAAAACAATGATCACTGGTCCAATACATCCAAAACGCATAAAACCGGTTTTTATGCGGAGGCAGTTGTTGAAATTCCTGTCGGAACAGACTATAGCCTTCAACCGGAGCCGGAATATATTTGTTCCAACGGCAGCACCAGGCTACAGCTATTCTTCTGAAGAAGATGCAACACCCACATTCATTCAATTACTGATACATTTTGTTTATAACCCACGCATAAGCCGTAACCGCAATGACCATGTATACAGCCAGCCCTTCGATATTAGGATCAACGCATTACTGGGCTATAGAATCATCATTATATAATACATCTACAGGATTAAAAAATGTTACAGCCCCTTATGAACATCAGAAAAGAGCGCGTATTAAAGAACAGATCATCCGGCATTGCTCCTGGCTATCTGTTTTAAGGCGTTTACAGCCTGTCGAATAAAAATTTAAGAGGCCGCCACGATACCTCTGGGTATTGAAGCAATGAGCGCCCTGGTGTAGCTGCTCTCCGGGTGCTCATAAATGGTGTCTGCGGGACCGCTTTCTTCAATTTTTCCTTTATTCATTACAATGATCCGGTCGCTGAAATAACGCACTACGGAAAGATCATGACTGATAAAAACAATGGTAAAGCCCAATTCCCGTTTCAGGTCATTTAAGAGATTCAGCACCTGTGCCTGCACGCTTACATCCAGCGCAGAAACAGATTCATCACAAATAATAAAGGATGGGTTTAAGGCAAGGGCCCGGGCTATTACAATACGCTGGCGCTGGCCACCGCTGAACTCATGCGGGTAGCGGTTATAATGTTCCGGCAGCAACCCTACTTTTGTCAGCAGTTCCTCAGCACGTTCTCTCCGTCCGGCTGCATTTGTTATTATCTTATGAACTTTGAGCGGTTCTTCAATGGCAGGGCCGATCTTTTTTCTTGGGTTCAATGAAGAATAGGGGTCCTGGAAAATGATCTGCAATTGTTTTCTTAATCCGCGCAATGCTTCTTTTTTAAAGAAGGCCATGTCTTTATTTTGGTAAACGATCCTTCCGCTTGTTGCAGGTACCAGTTGCAGCAAGGTTCTTCCCAGTGTGGTTTTACCACAACCGCTTTCCCCTACCAGGCCCAGTGTTTCATTTTCGTAAACATCAAAGCTGACATCATTTACCGCCCGGGTATAGCTAACGGGCTTCCCCAGCCAGTTGGTTTCTTTTGGGAACCATACGTTCAGATGGTCTACATGCAGCAACACTTTCTGCCGGCCCGCTTCCGGCAATGATGGCCTTACAGGCAAAGCCACTTCAACCGGTTCTTTTTTAGGGCTCATAAAATCACTTACCACAGGCAGGCGTTCTCCCCGTTGATGATTGACCGGCCTGCATGCCAGCAATGCTTTGGTGTAAGGGTGTTTGGGCTGGCTGAAAAGATCCGACACCGGTCCTTCTTCCATAATTTCGCCTTTATACAGCACCACCGCGCGGTGCGCAATTTCTGCAACCACGCCCAGGTCGTGCGTAATAAAGATTACGCCCATGCCCGTTTCCCTCTGCAGTTCTTTAATTAACTGCAATACGGTTTTCTGAACGGTTACATCCAGCGCTGTTGTAGGTTCATCACAGATCAGTAATTCCGGTTTGCAGCACATGGCCATGGCAATCATTACACGCTGTTTCTGCCCGCCGCTTAACTGATGCGGGTACCGGTTATAAATGGCCGGCGGATCCGGAAGTTTTACTCTTTCCAACCACCGGATCGCTGTTTTTTTTGCTGCTTCTTTTGAAACACCGGTATGCACCCGAATGGCTTCTGCCACCTGGCTGCCACATGTATATACAGGGTTCAGGGAAGTCATAGGCTCCTGAAAGATCATGGAAATGGCGTTTCCCCTTATTTCCTGCAATGTTCCTGTGGTCTGCTTTAAAAGATCGATCGCGCTGCCGTCTTCCTTATGAAAAATAATAGCGCCCTGCACATATTTCGCCGGAGGTGAGGGAATCAGCTGTAAAACAGAAAGCGATGTAACAGATTTACCGGAGCCGGACTCCCCAACCAGCGCAACAATCTCTCCTTTCCTTACCTCAACAGAAATATTCTTTAACGCATGATTCACACTGTTTCCTGTAACAAAATCCACTGAAAGATTGCGGATACTTAATAAGGGCTGTTGCATTCTTATTGAATTACTTTAATGTTCAGCCGCTTATGAGGTGTTGGGTAATAAGCCATGCATACGGCACAGTGCTGGCTGGTATCTTTCGGAACAATTTCAAAATAAAAAGTAGCCCCTTCTTTAAGGGTAGCCGGAAAGCTGCACGGATTACTGATGGCAAACGCATTTTTATAGATTTTACCGGTTTGCGGGTTGGTCCAGGAAGCCTCTACAAGCGAAGTATCGATATTGCCTTCAATAACAGAAAAGGTATTGTTAGAACAAAGGGCAGCTACTTCAAAGCGGGCTTTATACCGGCCCGGAACGCTACGGGAGGCCCTGGGGGTACAAGCCGTAATTACTGAAATACCTGCCACTAAAACAAATACAAAACCGGTATTTTTTTTCATGTGCATTTTATTTACTGGTTTAAAGAGAAGCGTTTTTCTTACAGGCAGAAAATTACGCATAAAATCTTACTCAGGGTTTTTAATTGTTTATTTTTTAACGCTTCACCTCTGCAGCCCTTCTTTCACCAGACCGGGAAAAACTATGTTTTATTGTCATGACGCATTTTTATGCCTTCTTCAAACTTATGGTCACGGCGCTTTCACTTTAAAACTTCAATACTTAACTTTTTATCTAAATTGTACACAGGATATATAGCTAAACAGGGATATGCTTCTTCGGGGGCCTCCGTTATTTTAAAGGAAAATTCATCACCCGTTTTAATATCTGCCGGAAAAGATATGGGGTTCTTTACCTCAAACACATTTTTATAGTATGCTTTTGTAACCGGCTGCTGCCATTGTTCCAAAGTACGTCCTTTGCTTATGGTTCCGTTGGTAATGGCGCAAATATAGTCTCCGCATGCTCCCTGAAAGATCAACCGGGCTTTAAAAACCGTTGATTCCTGTTCAACATGGTGTTTCTGACAACCTGCAGCCCAAATGCCAAACAGCAGCGGTAACAGTACACTTCGTTTCATACAGCATTGCATTTATTTATATTTAGTAAACGCAGGAGCCTCCTTAAACGCAACAATGCCATCAGAACCTCAGGTGCCGTACGGTCTGGCCGTTATTGATCAGCTGTTTTAAAGAATCAATGCCTATTTTAAGATGATTTTCTACATACCTGGCTGTTACTTTTTTATCGCTTTCCGCTGTTTTTACCCCATCCGGTATCATGGGCTGGTCGCTTACCAGCAATAAGGCCCCTGTTGGTATCTTATTATAAAAACCTACTGTGAAAATGGTGGCGGTTTCCATGTCAACGGCATAAGCCCTTATTTTTTGCAGGTAGGCTTTAAAGGATTCATCATGCTCCCACACCCTGCGGTTGGTTGTATAAACAGTGCCTGTCCAGTAATCGGTCTTTGCCTCCCGTATGGTCGTGCTCACTGCTTTTTGCAACGCAAAGGCAGGTAAAGCGGGCACTTCTTTTGGAAAATAATCGCTTGAGGTGCCCTCACCTCTTATAGCTGCTATAGGCAGGATCAGGTCGCCCACTTTATTGCGTTTTTTCAGTCCGCCGCATTTTCCCAGGAACAAAGCGGCTTTAGGGCTGATCGCAGTCAGCAGATCCATAACAGTAGCTGCCGTAGGGCTGCCCATGCCAAAATTGATGATCGAGATATTATCCGCAGTAGCACATTGCATGGGCCGGTCGGCACCTATCACTTCCACATCGTGCCATTGGGCAAACAGCTGCACATAATTGCTGAAGTTGGTCAGCAGGATATATTCTCCAAAATTCTTTAAGCTTTCACCAGTGTAACGGGGCAGCCAGTTCTTTACTATTTCCTCTTTCGTTTTCATTTTCTCGATTTTTCAGCTATTAACCATATGGAATATTCCATATTGGCTGATGCTAAATTAACCTTTATTTTTGGTTCAATGATTCTTATTCAATACCCCGATCCTGATTTTCGTATTGAAACCCGAAACGGGCTGCCGCATATCTTTGATGCACTGAGAAAAAAATGGCTGGTGTTACAGGATGAAGAGTGGATCCGGCAGAATTTTATACAGTACCTGCTCAAAAAAATGAACTATCCCAAAACCCTGATCGCACTGGAAAAGGAAATAAAAGTTGGCGAGCTCAGAAAACGTTTCGATATCCTTGTTTATGACTCCCGGCTACGCCCCTGGATGCTGATTGAATGCAAGGCAGGCCAGATAACCCTGAATGAAAATGTACTCAGCCAGGCGCTCCGCTACAATATTGCATTACCGGCCCGGTACCTTGTTATTACAAACGGCAATGAAACAATGGGCTGGAAAAAGGAAAACGACCAGTTAATCACAATTGACCGGCTACCTGAATTTTTCACTGACCACTAAACCTTTTGATCCCTGTGTATAGGAATAAAAACCTTCACCGGATTTAATGCCCAGCTTCCCGGAGGCCACCATATTTACCAGTAACGGGCAGGCAGCATATTTAGGGTTCCCGAAGCCGCTGTACAGCACATTTAAAATGGAAAGGCAAACATCCAGCCCTATAAAGTCTGCCAGTTGCAGCGGCCCCATCGGGTGCGCCATACCCAACTTCATAATGATATCAATTGCTTCCACACCTGCCACACCCTCATATAAGCTGTAAATGGCTTCATTGATCATGGGCATAAGAATACGGTTGGCTACAAAGCCGGGGTAATCATTGGCCAGTGCAGGAATTTTTCCCAGCTTCCTGCTCAGTTCTACAATGGTTGCTGTAACTGATTGGGCGGTAGCATACCCGTTAATGACCTCTACCAGCTTCATAACCGGTACAGGGTTCATAAAGTGCATACCGATCACCTGTCCGGGCCGCCCGGTAGCTGCCGCAATCCTTGTAACAGAAATAGAAGAAGTGTTGGTTGCCAGAATACAATCCTTTGGAGCTGCCGCATCTGCTTTTTTAAACAGCTCCAGTTTCAGCGCCTCATTTTCCGTTGCAGCCTCTACTACCAGCTGAGCAGCGTCAACTCCTTTTTCAATCCTGCTCTCTGTAATAATATTCTGTAAAGTG
This window encodes:
- the queA gene encoding tRNA preQ1(34) S-adenosylmethionine ribosyltransferase-isomerase QueA; this translates as MKLSQFQFDLPLNLIAQHPAKKREDARMMVVHRQTGQMENKHFRDILDYFDDKDVFVVNNTKVFPARMYGRKEKTGAKIEVFLLRELNKQNRLWDVIVDPARKIRVGNKLYFGDNEELVAEVIDNTTSRGRTIRFLWEGSEDDFKAQLEALGETPLPKYIKRKPDEEDKERYQTVYAKHEGAVAAPTAGLHFSRELIKRLEIKGIRFAEVTLHTGLGTFRPIEVEDLSKHKMDAEYYHIDDMACRIVNKAKETNHRICSIGTTTMRAMESSFTAQKLLKPSEGWTNMFIHPPYEFNIANALVTNFHLPKTSLMIMTSAFAGYELTIEAYKKAIKDKYRFFSYGDALLII
- a CDS encoding type I restriction enzyme HsdR N-terminal domain-containing protein, translating into MILIQYPDPDFRIETRNGLPHIFDALRKKWLVLQDEEWIRQNFIQYLLKKMNYPKTLIALEKEIKVGELRKRFDILVYDSRLRPWMLIECKAGQITLNENVLSQALRYNIALPARYLVITNGNETMGWKKENDQLITIDRLPEFFTDH
- a CDS encoding 3-hydroxyacyl-CoA dehydrogenase family protein; the protein is MIRNVSVIGAGTMGNGIAHVFAQNGHQVVLIDVSEAQLQKALKTIQKNLDRQLAKELITAEQKEATLQNIITESRIEKGVDAAQLVVEAATENEALKLELFKKADAAAPKDCILATNTSSISVTRIAAATGRPGQVIGMHFMNPVPVMKLVEVINGYATAQSVTATIVELSRKLGKIPALANDYPGFVANRILMPMINEAIYSLYEGVAGVEAIDIIMKLGMAHPMGPLQLADFIGLDVCLSILNVLYSGFGNPKYAACPLLVNMVASGKLGIKSGEGFYSYTQGSKGLVVSEKFR
- a CDS encoding ABC transporter ATP-binding protein — its product is MQQPLLSIRNLSVDFVTGNSVNHALKNISVEVRKGEIVALVGESGSGKSVTSLSVLQLIPSPPAKYVQGAIIFHKEDGSAIDLLKQTTGTLQEIRGNAISMIFQEPMTSLNPVYTCGSQVAEAIRVHTGVSKEAAKKTAIRWLERVKLPDPPAIYNRYPHQLSGGQKQRVMIAMAMCCKPELLICDEPTTALDVTVQKTVLQLIKELQRETGMGVIFITHDLGVVAEIAHRAVVLYKGEIMEEGPVSDLFSQPKHPYTKALLACRPVNHQRGERLPVVSDFMSPKKEPVEVALPVRPSLPEAGRQKVLLHVDHLNVWFPKETNWLGKPVSYTRAVNDVSFDVYENETLGLVGESGCGKTTLGRTLLQLVPATSGRIVYQNKDMAFFKKEALRGLRKQLQIIFQDPYSSLNPRKKIGPAIEEPLKVHKIITNAAGRRERAEELLTKVGLLPEHYNRYPHEFSGGQRQRIVIARALALNPSFIICDESVSALDVSVQAQVLNLLNDLKRELGFTIVFISHDLSVVRYFSDRIIVMNKGKIEESGPADTIYEHPESSYTRALIASIPRGIVAAS
- the dut gene encoding dUTP diphosphatase; amino-acid sequence: MAAVAIKIINQSANPLPEYATSGASGMDIRASLKAPVTLKSLERALIPTGIFMEIPEGFEVQVRPRSGLAIKHGLTCLNTPGTIDADYRGEVKVILINLSNEDQVIHNGDRIAQLVVQKVEQATWIASETLSETVRAAGGFGHTGKQ
- the ispF gene encoding 2-C-methyl-D-erythritol 2,4-cyclodiphosphate synthase: MAYRIGSGIDFHQFAEGRELWIGGVKIPHHKGALGHSDADVLLHAICDALLGALSLGDIGLHFPNTDERFRNIDSKLLLKETMKLVLAKGYKVINVDSTLCLQEPKIKKYVPSMQMAIAGILAVTTDDVSIKATTTEEMGAIGRQEGLMAMATVLLQKI
- a CDS encoding murein hydrolase activator EnvC family protein, which produces MIITKNWLLAGLVLLAGNLFAQDDVKVTLKKDRAMMINEVNQIERTFKSTKTISREAMIQLTDLNRKIEGQERYVVSMSRQEPPMFNTEEMQDATREITRIKSTVATLRNYYYHPETIPKENTAASRPPAQTQTYTPPARTYPVLPPRQHATFPTSNAALTGDFGLYKGQIPYPLEKGTITQGFGHFKIEGSGPDIVGDNPGCTFAAPVNTPVKAVFEGDVISVSKLGSTFYIVIRHGRYFTAYSNLASSTVLKGSRVKPGQVIGTVGRDDETGYGKLDFILMFDDKNLDPQPWFVRQQYGQ
- a CDS encoding DUF4292 domain-containing protein, coding for MKYILFVFSAMIIFASCNPARKAQRMQSQLTPSDSSLNVASSSTDETDKLKDRDTAMVTESISTVLEKLNHITYTTFSGKADVSYTTKGDTKNFDIKVQMMRDSIIWVSVTGPLGIEGARGIITKDSVRIINKLNKQYITASYVYLQEQLGLPVDLITLQDLLVGNPVFIDNNNSSYTKQDSTIEITSRTRFFRNLLTVLAPDYLPSNSKLEDVDAGRNRSAELNYGNYEKVNNFQFPRSRQINVKYKTDIQITFNYKSFNFNEAINTPFTVPRGYKKVDR
- a CDS encoding AMP nucleosidase, which gives rise to MKTKEEIVKNWLPRYTGESLKNFGEYILLTNFSNYVQLFAQWHDVEVIGADRPMQCATADNISIINFGMGSPTAATVMDLLTAISPKAALFLGKCGGLKKRNKVGDLILPIAAIRGEGTSSDYFPKEVPALPAFALQKAVSTTIREAKTDYWTGTVYTTNRRVWEHDESFKAYLQKIRAYAVDMETATIFTVGFYNKIPTGALLLVSDQPMIPDGVKTAESDKKVTARYVENHLKIGIDSLKQLINNGQTVRHLRF